One segment of Streptomyces bathyalis DNA contains the following:
- a CDS encoding DUF1707 and DUF4190 domain-containing protein codes for MHDVSKGVVRMLAGNADRDRAGDVLKAAYAEGRLTKDEYDYRVGRALAARTVEELQQLTSDVPNGPSAVPPTFQRSFAQGQLVPFQPQHIAPYSVPRRHNGTAAAALVCGIAAPVLSLITAPLLWGLHAPYLFWIGAAPGVILGHKARNEIRRTGERGEGSATAGLILSWIFLVLSGLTALVATASG; via the coding sequence GTGCATGATGTGTCAAAGGGGGTGGTGCGGATGCTCGCGGGGAATGCCGACCGGGACCGGGCGGGGGACGTGCTCAAGGCCGCCTACGCGGAGGGCCGGCTGACCAAGGACGAGTACGACTACCGAGTGGGGCGCGCTCTCGCGGCCCGTACGGTGGAGGAGCTTCAGCAGCTGACGAGCGACGTGCCCAACGGGCCGAGCGCCGTCCCTCCGACCTTTCAACGCTCCTTCGCACAGGGCCAGTTGGTGCCCTTCCAGCCGCAGCACATCGCGCCGTACTCGGTGCCCCGCCGGCACAACGGCACGGCGGCTGCGGCGCTCGTCTGCGGCATCGCGGCCCCTGTCCTCTCCCTCATCACCGCACCGCTGCTGTGGGGGCTCCATGCCCCGTACCTGTTCTGGATCGGAGCGGCTCCGGGAGTGATCCTCGGGCACAAGGCGCGCAACGAGATCCGCCGCACGGGAGAGCGTGGCGAGGGCTCGGCGACGGCGGGACTGATTCTCAGTTGGATCTTCCTTGTGCTCAGCGGTCTGACGGCGCTCGTCGCAACGGCGTCGGGCTGA